In a genomic window of Oncorhynchus kisutch isolate 150728-3 linkage group LG9, Okis_V2, whole genome shotgun sequence:
- the LOC109879329 gene encoding neuralized-like protein 4 isoform X1 codes for MAAELHPRSGKLIGLSNSNRTAQRNQPVQEFNHGLVLSREPLRDRDVFTVRIDKKVNSWSGSVEIGVTALDPACLDFPSSATGLKGGSWIVSGCSVLRDGRSVLEEYGRDLDQLAEGDRVGIQRSARGELHLWVNGHDCGAAASGLPTRLWAVVDLYGKCTQVTVLSCEPPSSMERDTEREAVEGHEEVVVCGVREGDTEDLTSVVNLAAATNGTTEEVPELPPIHNRPDKFPNNIEPETALTEHQLFDVFNNAIVSLYRSEDEGGGGRDLGGGTGTDSGTGGRGDRGSSSGGGAVNSNGSNSDSGAGTGNTGSTNNSPAGGAGLGAVTGGMMTNDALLFHEKCGTLIKLSNNNKTAERRRPLDEFNNGVVMTNRPLRHNEMFEIRIDKLVDKWSGSIEIGVTTHNPNNLDYPATMTNLRSGTIMMSGCGILTNGKGTRREYCEFSLDELQEGDHIGLMHKASGALHFYINGIDQGVAAAQTPPMVYGVVDLYGMAVKVTIVHNHNHSDRLRRNNAIMRALSPDVGRPRPTLSLTSDLDATDRLLFHTNCGQKAAIISEGRTALRPHATDDFNHGVVLSGRPLRSNEVFQVRIDKMVDKWAGSIEIGVTTHNPAYLQLPSTMTNLRSGNTNQSGTWMMTGNGVMHNGTTILDEYGHNLDRLKAGDTVGVVRKEDGSLHFFVNGVAQGPAAWNVPPSVYAVVDLYGQAAQATIMDDMADLPPLPEDSSEGPTVMSPGSPCSVAGGNSANDLRFHQLHGTNAVITNGGRTALRQNCRSEFNDAIVISNRCLRDGELFEIVIQKMVDRWSGSIEAGKIMAGVTSIRPEELEFPNTMTDIDYDTWMLSGTAIMQDGNTMRNNYGCDLDSLTTGSRIGMMRSATGDLHYYINGVDQGVACTGLPPEKEVYAVIDLYGQCVQVSITSSSGPLDNSLCTSNITEKSFPIHSPVAGVAHRLHSKHGKNVVLLGEGCQAVRVGGYAHGIVFSAKELKTDELFEVKIDEVDNQWSGSLHMGLTSLAPPELPSCPMSGLSPSLTQLRAKVTWLLAGSEVRRNGVLQRQNYGASLDRLTVGNRVGVKRCSDDTMHVLIDGEDMGTAATAVAKNVYAVLDLYGRVTAVSIVSSSVLEDAESIKAPSLSSDSCSDGEEDSTPVGSSKLALVPNTIMAFLENHGKNIQLSNQNLTAARVSSYNQGLLVTAQPLPRQQLFQFQIDRLNPSWTSSLSLGVIGHSPDRLNFPSTACCLKRSAWLLQRDSVFHNSLKICENYGPNLDTCPEGTVLGLLVDGNSCLHLHVNGMDQGVAAQDIPTPCYPLIDLYGQCEQITIVTDNVPTVGAESGEARCQGDMEKADMVDGIKESVCWTPPPEVNPNKTCEYQALCSRFKDLLTLPDGYFNEDAKYNLCYCESCHKLRGDESYYKRGEPPRDYALPFGWCRFALRIKAHCEVSSAFKKWHIAYHGTSVGALRRTLDHAQLLSGTSSIFSVSPAKMEGPNGYSEPEENSNSLPDRERDKEVPRVQLSPTMRYSGLEMFAPKVQFRDPRSHCCHQAQVGFQVCVRPGSYKVGPQNLGASEPLDPRFSNTEIEWITKEQGGTLLYGLLIRVE; via the exons ATGGCGGCTGAGCTGCACCCGCGCAGCGGAAAACTGATCGGACTGTCGAATTCGAACAGAACCGCTCAGCGGAACCAACCAGTCCAAGAATTTAACCACGGGTTGGTTCTAAGCAGAGAGCCACTGAGGGACCGGGATGTATTCACCGTCCGTATTGACAAGAAG GTGAACTCATGGAGCGGCTCCGTAGAGATTGGGGTGACTGCTCTGGACCCGGCTTGTCTCGATTTCCCCAGCAGCGCTACGGGTCTGAAGGGAGGCTCCTGGATCGTCTCTGGCTGCTCAGTCCTACGCGACGGCCGCTCCGTTCTCGAGGAGTACGGCCGTGACCTGGACCAGCTGGCCGAGGGCGACCGCGTGGGCATACAG CGGAGCGCCCGTGGCGAGCTTCACCTGTGGGTGAACGGGCATGACTGTGGTGCAGCTGCCAGCGGTCTCCCGACGCGCCTCTGGGCGGTGGTGGACCTCTACGGCAAGTGTACGCAAGTGACTGTGTTGAGCTGCGAGCCGCCCTCCTCGAtggagagagatacggagagggaggcGGTGGAGGGGCatgaggaggtggtggtgtgcgGGGTCCGGGAGGGAGACACCGAGGATCTGACGTCAGTGGTGAATCTGGCAGCAGCGACAAACGGGACGACAGAGGAAG TGCCGGAGCTCCCTCCTATTCACAACCGACCTGACAAGTTCCCCAACAACATAGAGCCTGAAACGG CTCTGACGGAGCACCAGCTCTTTGACGTGTTCAACAATGCCATCGTGTCCCTCTACCGCTCAGAGGACGAGGGCGGAGGAGGACGAGACCTGGGGGGAGGAACAGGGACAGACTCTGGGACAGGAGGTAGAGGggacagggggagcagcagcGGCGGGGGAGCTGTCAACAGTAACGGTAGTAACAGTGACAGCGGGGCCGGGACCGGCAATACCGGAAGCACCAATAACAGCCCCGCAGGAGGGGCGGGACTTGGGGCGGTGACGGGCGGGATGATGACCAATGACGCGCTGCTGTTCCATGAGAAGTGCGGTACGCTGATCAAGCtgagcaacaacaacaagacGGCGGAGAGGCGGAGGCCGCTGGATGAGTTCAACAACGGCGTGGTCATGACCAACCGGCCGCTCCGACACAACGAGATGTTTGAG ATCCGTATAGATAAGCTGGTGGACAAGTGGTCGGGGTCGATTGAGATCGGCGTGACAACACACAACCCCAACAACCTGGACTACCCTGCCACAATGACAAATCTGCGCTCAg GTACAATCATGATGAGTGGCTGTGGGATCCTGACTAACGGCAAGGGGACCCGTCGGGAGTACTGTGAATTCAGCCTAGACGAACTGCag GAAGGGGATCACATAGGCCTGATGCACAAGGCCAGCGGAGCTCTTCACTTCTACATCAATGGCATCGACCAAG GCGTGGCGGCGGCCCAGACACCTCCCATGGTCTACGGAGTGGTCGACCTCTACGGCATGGCGGTCAAGGTGACCATCGTCCACAATCACAACCACAGCGACCGTCTGCGTCGCAACAACGCCATAATGCGGGCGCTGTCCCCCGACGTGGGCCGCCCCCGGCCcaccctctccctcacctccGACCTTGACGCCACTGACCGCCTCCTCTTCCACACCAACTGTGGGCAAAAGGCAGCCATCATCAGTGAAGGCAGGACTGCTCTTCGCCCTCA TGCGACGGACGACTTCAACCACGGCGTGGTCCTGAGTGGCCGCCCACTGCGCTCCAACGAGGTGTTCCAGGTGCGCATCGACAAGATGGTGGACAAGTGGGCGGGCTCCATTGAGATTGGCGTGACCACGCACAACCCCGCCTACCTGCAGCTGCCCTCCACCATGACCAACCTGCGCTCAGGTAATACCAACCAATCAG GGACGTGGATGATGACCGGGAATGGAGTGATGCACAACGGAACCACCATACTGGACGAGTATGGACACAACCTGGACCGACTCAAA gCGGGGGACACAGTGGGCGTGGTGCGTAAGGAGGACGGGAGCCTCCACTTCTTTGTGAACGGGGTGGCGCAGGGACCGGCGGCGTGGAACGTCCCGCCCAGCGTCTATGCCGTGGTGGACCTCTACGGCCAGGCCGCACAGGCCACCATCATGGACGACATGG cggacctcccccctctcccagaGGACAGCTCGGAGGGCCCCACCGTCATGTCGCCCGGCAGCCCATGCTCGGTTGCCGGGGGCAACAGTGCCAACGACCTGCGCTTCCACCAGCTGCACGGCACCAACGCCGTGATCACCAACGGGGGGCGAACTGCCCTCAGACAGAACTGTCGCTCCGAGTTCAACGACGCCATTGTCATCTCCAACAG GTGCCTTCGAGACGGAGAGCTCTTTGAGATAGTCATTCAGAAGATGGTGGACCGTTGGTCGGGGTCAATAGAAGCAGGTAAGATAATGGCAG gTGTGACTTCCATCAGGCCAGAAGAGCTGGAGTTTCCTAACACCATGACGGATATAGACTACGACACCTGGATGCTTAG TGGCACGGCCATCATGCAGGACGGCAACACCATGCGTAACAACTACGGCTGTGACCTGGACTCCCTGACCACGGGCAGTAGGATCGGCATGATGCGCTCGGCCACCGGCGACCTCCACTACTACATCAATGGGGTGGACCAGGGTGTGGCCTGCACCGGACTGCCGCCAGAGAAAG agGTGTATGCGGTGATAGACCTGTACGGTCAGTGTGTCCAGGTGTCCATCACCAGTTCCTCTGGCCCTCTGGACAACAGTCTGTGTACCAGCAACATAACAGAGAAGAGCTTCCCCATACACTCACCAG tggcagGCGTGGCCCACCGGCTTCACAGTAAACATGGTAAGAACGTGGTTCTTCTGGGAGAGGGCTGCCAGGCCGTCCGGGTAGGAGGATACGCTCATGGCATCGTCTTCAGTGCCAAGGAACTCAAAACAGACGAATTGTTCGAG GTGAAGATAGACGAGGTAGATAACCAGTGGTCTGGTTCCCTCCACATGGGTCTGACTAGCCTGGCCCCTCCAGAGCTGCCCTCCTGCCCCATGTCGGGCCTGTCCCCCTCCCTCACACAGCTCCGCGCCAAGGTCACCTGGCTGCTggcagggtcagaggtcagacgcAATGGGGTCCTCCAAAGACAGAACTACGGGGCATCCCTGGACAGATTGacg GTGGGGAACCGCGTGGGCGTGAAGAGATGCAGTGATGACACAATGCACGTCCTTATCGACGGAGAGGACATGGGAACAGCTGCTACCGCTGTggccaag AATGTCTATGCGGTGCTGGACCTGTATGGTCGTGTGACGGCTGTGTCCATTGTCAGTTCCTCAGTGCTGGAGGATGCAGAAAGCATCaaggccccctccctctcctcagacaGCTGCAGCGACGGCGAGGAGGACAGCACGCCG GTTGGGAGCAGTAAGCTAGCCCTGGTGCCCAACACTATCATGGCCTTCCTGGAGAACCATGGGAAGAACATCCAGCTGTCCAATCAGAACCTGACGGCCGCCCGTGTCTCCAGCTACAACCAGGGCCTTCTGGTCACAGCACAACCCCTGCCCAGACAACAACTGTTCCAG TTTCAGATCGACCGCCTGAACCCGTCGTGGACGTCGTCCTTGTCGCTAGGGGTGATAGGTCACTCCCCCGACCGCCTCAACTTTCCCTCCACGGCGTGCTGTCTGAAACGCTCTGCCTGGCTGCTGCAGAGAGACTCTGTCTTCCACAACTCACTGAAG ATCTGTGAGAACTATGGTCCTAACCTGGACACATGTCCAGAGGGTACAGTATTGGGTCTACTAGTGGATGGGAACAGCTGTCTGCACCTCCATGTGAACGGGATGGACCAGGGCGTAGCAGCCCAGGACATCCCCACCCCCTGCTACCCCCTCATAGACCTCTACGGGCAGTGTGAACAG ATTACAATCGTGACTGACAACGTGCCAACCGTGGGAGCGGAGAGCGGCGAGGCGCGTTGCCAAGGCGACATGGAGAAGGCGGACATGGTTGACG GGATCAAAGAGAGTGTGTGCTGGACGCCCCCTCCAGAGGTCAACCCCAACAAGACCTGTGAATATCAGGCCCTGTGCTCGCGCTTCAAGGACCTGCTCACGCTGCCAG aTGGTTACTTCAACGAGGATGCCAAGTATAACCTGTGTTACTGTGAGTCTTGCCACAAGCTGCGCGGAGACGAGTCCTACTACAAGAGAGGGGAGCCCCCCCGGGACTACGCCCTGCCCTTCGGCTGGTGCCGCTTCGCGCTGAG GATCAAGGCCCACTGTGAGGTGTCTAGTGCATTTAAGAAGTGGCACATAGCCTACCACGGCACCAGTGTAGGGGCTCTGAGACGCACTCTGGACCATGCTCAGCTGCTCTCTG GGACTTCGTCCATCTTCTCTGTGTCTCCGGCAAAGATGGAGGGTCCTAACGGCTACAGTGAGCCAGAGGAGAACAGCAACAGCCTCCCCGACAGGGAAAGGGACAAGGAGGTTCCCCGGGTACAGCTGTCCCCCACCATGCGCTATTCCGGCCTGGAGATGTTCGCCCCTAAAGTGCA attcCGGGACCCTCGTTCTCACTGTTGTCACCAAGCCCAGGTGGGTTTCCAGGTGTGCGTGCGGCCGGGCTCTTATAAGGTGGGGCCCCAGAACCTTGGAGCCAGCGAGCCCCTTGACCCCCGCTTTAGCAACACAGAAATCGAGTGGATCACCAAGGAGCAGGGGGGCACCCTCCTCTACGGCCTACTCATACGggtggagtga
- the LOC109879329 gene encoding neuralized-like protein 4 isoform X2 — protein sequence MAAELHPRSGKLIGLSNSNRTAQRNQPVQEFNHGLVLSREPLRDRDVFTVRIDKKVNSWSGSVEIGVTALDPACLDFPSSATGLKGGSWIVSGCSVLRDGRSVLEEYGRDLDQLAEGDRVGIQRSARGELHLWVNGHDCGAAASGLPTRLWAVVDLYGKCTQVTVLSCEPPSSMERDTEREAVEGHEEVVVCGVREGDTEDLTSVVNLAAATNGTTEEVPELPPIHNRPDKFPNNIEPETALTEHQLFDVFNNAIVSLYRSEDEGGGGRDLGGGTGTDSGTGGRGDRGSSSGGGAVNSNGSNSDSGAGTGNTGSTNNSPAGGAGLGAVTGGMMTNDALLFHEKCGTLIKLSNNNKTAERRRPLDEFNNGVVMTNRPLRHNEMFEIRIDKLVDKWSGSIEIGVTTHNPNNLDYPATMTNLRSGTIMMSGCGILTNGKGTRREYCEFSLDELQEGDHIGLMHKASGALHFYINGIDQGVAAAQTPPMVYGVVDLYGMAVKVTIVHNHNHSDRLRRNNAIMRALSPDVGRPRPTLSLTSDLDATDRLLFHTNCGQKAAIISEGRTALRPHATDDFNHGVVLSGRPLRSNEVFQVRIDKMVDKWAGSIEIGVTTHNPAYLQLPSTMTNLRSGNTNQSGTWMMTGNGVMHNGTTILDEYGHNLDRLKAGDTVGVVRKEDGSLHFFVNGVAQGPAAWNVPPSVYAVVDLYGQAAQATIMDDMADLPPLPEDSSEGPTVMSPGSPCSVAGGNSANDLRFHQLHGTNAVITNGGRTALRQNCRSEFNDAIVISNRCLRDGELFEIVIQKMVDRWSGSIEAGVTSIRPEELEFPNTMTDIDYDTWMLSGTAIMQDGNTMRNNYGCDLDSLTTGSRIGMMRSATGDLHYYINGVDQGVACTGLPPEKEVYAVIDLYGQCVQVSITSSSGPLDNSLCTSNITEKSFPIHSPVAGVAHRLHSKHGKNVVLLGEGCQAVRVGGYAHGIVFSAKELKTDELFEVKIDEVDNQWSGSLHMGLTSLAPPELPSCPMSGLSPSLTQLRAKVTWLLAGSEVRRNGVLQRQNYGASLDRLTVGNRVGVKRCSDDTMHVLIDGEDMGTAATAVAKNVYAVLDLYGRVTAVSIVSSSVLEDAESIKAPSLSSDSCSDGEEDSTPVGSSKLALVPNTIMAFLENHGKNIQLSNQNLTAARVSSYNQGLLVTAQPLPRQQLFQFQIDRLNPSWTSSLSLGVIGHSPDRLNFPSTACCLKRSAWLLQRDSVFHNSLKICENYGPNLDTCPEGTVLGLLVDGNSCLHLHVNGMDQGVAAQDIPTPCYPLIDLYGQCEQITIVTDNVPTVGAESGEARCQGDMEKADMVDGIKESVCWTPPPEVNPNKTCEYQALCSRFKDLLTLPDGYFNEDAKYNLCYCESCHKLRGDESYYKRGEPPRDYALPFGWCRFALRIKAHCEVSSAFKKWHIAYHGTSVGALRRTLDHAQLLSGTSSIFSVSPAKMEGPNGYSEPEENSNSLPDRERDKEVPRVQLSPTMRYSGLEMFAPKVQFRDPRSHCCHQAQVGFQVCVRPGSYKVGPQNLGASEPLDPRFSNTEIEWITKEQGGTLLYGLLIRVE from the exons ATGGCGGCTGAGCTGCACCCGCGCAGCGGAAAACTGATCGGACTGTCGAATTCGAACAGAACCGCTCAGCGGAACCAACCAGTCCAAGAATTTAACCACGGGTTGGTTCTAAGCAGAGAGCCACTGAGGGACCGGGATGTATTCACCGTCCGTATTGACAAGAAG GTGAACTCATGGAGCGGCTCCGTAGAGATTGGGGTGACTGCTCTGGACCCGGCTTGTCTCGATTTCCCCAGCAGCGCTACGGGTCTGAAGGGAGGCTCCTGGATCGTCTCTGGCTGCTCAGTCCTACGCGACGGCCGCTCCGTTCTCGAGGAGTACGGCCGTGACCTGGACCAGCTGGCCGAGGGCGACCGCGTGGGCATACAG CGGAGCGCCCGTGGCGAGCTTCACCTGTGGGTGAACGGGCATGACTGTGGTGCAGCTGCCAGCGGTCTCCCGACGCGCCTCTGGGCGGTGGTGGACCTCTACGGCAAGTGTACGCAAGTGACTGTGTTGAGCTGCGAGCCGCCCTCCTCGAtggagagagatacggagagggaggcGGTGGAGGGGCatgaggaggtggtggtgtgcgGGGTCCGGGAGGGAGACACCGAGGATCTGACGTCAGTGGTGAATCTGGCAGCAGCGACAAACGGGACGACAGAGGAAG TGCCGGAGCTCCCTCCTATTCACAACCGACCTGACAAGTTCCCCAACAACATAGAGCCTGAAACGG CTCTGACGGAGCACCAGCTCTTTGACGTGTTCAACAATGCCATCGTGTCCCTCTACCGCTCAGAGGACGAGGGCGGAGGAGGACGAGACCTGGGGGGAGGAACAGGGACAGACTCTGGGACAGGAGGTAGAGGggacagggggagcagcagcGGCGGGGGAGCTGTCAACAGTAACGGTAGTAACAGTGACAGCGGGGCCGGGACCGGCAATACCGGAAGCACCAATAACAGCCCCGCAGGAGGGGCGGGACTTGGGGCGGTGACGGGCGGGATGATGACCAATGACGCGCTGCTGTTCCATGAGAAGTGCGGTACGCTGATCAAGCtgagcaacaacaacaagacGGCGGAGAGGCGGAGGCCGCTGGATGAGTTCAACAACGGCGTGGTCATGACCAACCGGCCGCTCCGACACAACGAGATGTTTGAG ATCCGTATAGATAAGCTGGTGGACAAGTGGTCGGGGTCGATTGAGATCGGCGTGACAACACACAACCCCAACAACCTGGACTACCCTGCCACAATGACAAATCTGCGCTCAg GTACAATCATGATGAGTGGCTGTGGGATCCTGACTAACGGCAAGGGGACCCGTCGGGAGTACTGTGAATTCAGCCTAGACGAACTGCag GAAGGGGATCACATAGGCCTGATGCACAAGGCCAGCGGAGCTCTTCACTTCTACATCAATGGCATCGACCAAG GCGTGGCGGCGGCCCAGACACCTCCCATGGTCTACGGAGTGGTCGACCTCTACGGCATGGCGGTCAAGGTGACCATCGTCCACAATCACAACCACAGCGACCGTCTGCGTCGCAACAACGCCATAATGCGGGCGCTGTCCCCCGACGTGGGCCGCCCCCGGCCcaccctctccctcacctccGACCTTGACGCCACTGACCGCCTCCTCTTCCACACCAACTGTGGGCAAAAGGCAGCCATCATCAGTGAAGGCAGGACTGCTCTTCGCCCTCA TGCGACGGACGACTTCAACCACGGCGTGGTCCTGAGTGGCCGCCCACTGCGCTCCAACGAGGTGTTCCAGGTGCGCATCGACAAGATGGTGGACAAGTGGGCGGGCTCCATTGAGATTGGCGTGACCACGCACAACCCCGCCTACCTGCAGCTGCCCTCCACCATGACCAACCTGCGCTCAGGTAATACCAACCAATCAG GGACGTGGATGATGACCGGGAATGGAGTGATGCACAACGGAACCACCATACTGGACGAGTATGGACACAACCTGGACCGACTCAAA gCGGGGGACACAGTGGGCGTGGTGCGTAAGGAGGACGGGAGCCTCCACTTCTTTGTGAACGGGGTGGCGCAGGGACCGGCGGCGTGGAACGTCCCGCCCAGCGTCTATGCCGTGGTGGACCTCTACGGCCAGGCCGCACAGGCCACCATCATGGACGACATGG cggacctcccccctctcccagaGGACAGCTCGGAGGGCCCCACCGTCATGTCGCCCGGCAGCCCATGCTCGGTTGCCGGGGGCAACAGTGCCAACGACCTGCGCTTCCACCAGCTGCACGGCACCAACGCCGTGATCACCAACGGGGGGCGAACTGCCCTCAGACAGAACTGTCGCTCCGAGTTCAACGACGCCATTGTCATCTCCAACAG GTGCCTTCGAGACGGAGAGCTCTTTGAGATAGTCATTCAGAAGATGGTGGACCGTTGGTCGGGGTCAATAGAAGCAG gTGTGACTTCCATCAGGCCAGAAGAGCTGGAGTTTCCTAACACCATGACGGATATAGACTACGACACCTGGATGCTTAG TGGCACGGCCATCATGCAGGACGGCAACACCATGCGTAACAACTACGGCTGTGACCTGGACTCCCTGACCACGGGCAGTAGGATCGGCATGATGCGCTCGGCCACCGGCGACCTCCACTACTACATCAATGGGGTGGACCAGGGTGTGGCCTGCACCGGACTGCCGCCAGAGAAAG agGTGTATGCGGTGATAGACCTGTACGGTCAGTGTGTCCAGGTGTCCATCACCAGTTCCTCTGGCCCTCTGGACAACAGTCTGTGTACCAGCAACATAACAGAGAAGAGCTTCCCCATACACTCACCAG tggcagGCGTGGCCCACCGGCTTCACAGTAAACATGGTAAGAACGTGGTTCTTCTGGGAGAGGGCTGCCAGGCCGTCCGGGTAGGAGGATACGCTCATGGCATCGTCTTCAGTGCCAAGGAACTCAAAACAGACGAATTGTTCGAG GTGAAGATAGACGAGGTAGATAACCAGTGGTCTGGTTCCCTCCACATGGGTCTGACTAGCCTGGCCCCTCCAGAGCTGCCCTCCTGCCCCATGTCGGGCCTGTCCCCCTCCCTCACACAGCTCCGCGCCAAGGTCACCTGGCTGCTggcagggtcagaggtcagacgcAATGGGGTCCTCCAAAGACAGAACTACGGGGCATCCCTGGACAGATTGacg GTGGGGAACCGCGTGGGCGTGAAGAGATGCAGTGATGACACAATGCACGTCCTTATCGACGGAGAGGACATGGGAACAGCTGCTACCGCTGTggccaag AATGTCTATGCGGTGCTGGACCTGTATGGTCGTGTGACGGCTGTGTCCATTGTCAGTTCCTCAGTGCTGGAGGATGCAGAAAGCATCaaggccccctccctctcctcagacaGCTGCAGCGACGGCGAGGAGGACAGCACGCCG GTTGGGAGCAGTAAGCTAGCCCTGGTGCCCAACACTATCATGGCCTTCCTGGAGAACCATGGGAAGAACATCCAGCTGTCCAATCAGAACCTGACGGCCGCCCGTGTCTCCAGCTACAACCAGGGCCTTCTGGTCACAGCACAACCCCTGCCCAGACAACAACTGTTCCAG TTTCAGATCGACCGCCTGAACCCGTCGTGGACGTCGTCCTTGTCGCTAGGGGTGATAGGTCACTCCCCCGACCGCCTCAACTTTCCCTCCACGGCGTGCTGTCTGAAACGCTCTGCCTGGCTGCTGCAGAGAGACTCTGTCTTCCACAACTCACTGAAG ATCTGTGAGAACTATGGTCCTAACCTGGACACATGTCCAGAGGGTACAGTATTGGGTCTACTAGTGGATGGGAACAGCTGTCTGCACCTCCATGTGAACGGGATGGACCAGGGCGTAGCAGCCCAGGACATCCCCACCCCCTGCTACCCCCTCATAGACCTCTACGGGCAGTGTGAACAG ATTACAATCGTGACTGACAACGTGCCAACCGTGGGAGCGGAGAGCGGCGAGGCGCGTTGCCAAGGCGACATGGAGAAGGCGGACATGGTTGACG GGATCAAAGAGAGTGTGTGCTGGACGCCCCCTCCAGAGGTCAACCCCAACAAGACCTGTGAATATCAGGCCCTGTGCTCGCGCTTCAAGGACCTGCTCACGCTGCCAG aTGGTTACTTCAACGAGGATGCCAAGTATAACCTGTGTTACTGTGAGTCTTGCCACAAGCTGCGCGGAGACGAGTCCTACTACAAGAGAGGGGAGCCCCCCCGGGACTACGCCCTGCCCTTCGGCTGGTGCCGCTTCGCGCTGAG GATCAAGGCCCACTGTGAGGTGTCTAGTGCATTTAAGAAGTGGCACATAGCCTACCACGGCACCAGTGTAGGGGCTCTGAGACGCACTCTGGACCATGCTCAGCTGCTCTCTG GGACTTCGTCCATCTTCTCTGTGTCTCCGGCAAAGATGGAGGGTCCTAACGGCTACAGTGAGCCAGAGGAGAACAGCAACAGCCTCCCCGACAGGGAAAGGGACAAGGAGGTTCCCCGGGTACAGCTGTCCCCCACCATGCGCTATTCCGGCCTGGAGATGTTCGCCCCTAAAGTGCA attcCGGGACCCTCGTTCTCACTGTTGTCACCAAGCCCAGGTGGGTTTCCAGGTGTGCGTGCGGCCGGGCTCTTATAAGGTGGGGCCCCAGAACCTTGGAGCCAGCGAGCCCCTTGACCCCCGCTTTAGCAACACAGAAATCGAGTGGATCACCAAGGAGCAGGGGGGCACCCTCCTCTACGGCCTACTCATACGggtggagtga